The Gammaproteobacteria bacterium DNA segment CGCCGAGCAGGCGGTCGATGTCCCCGCTCGAATCGGGGGTCGTGGAATTCTGCGTCACCATCAGGTACTCCCTTGCGCCGCCGCGGGCGGCATGCGTTCGCTGTCTTCGTCGGCGGCCGCGGGCGTCCAGCCGCCGCCCAGCGCCTTGTACAGGCGCACGTAATCGGCGCCCAGTTCCGCCTCGGTGCCGGCCACGCCGTCCTGCGCGCTGAGCAGCGTGCGCTGCGTCTCGAGCACCGTCTGGAAATCGATCAGTCCGCTCGCGTAGCGGTTGTCGGCCAGCAGCGCGGCGTTGCGCGCCGCCTCCGCCGCGCGCCGCTGCGCCGCCAGTTGCTCGCGCGCCTTGCGCAGCGCGACCAGGGAGTCCTCGACATCCTGGAGCGCGGCCAGCACGACGGCGCGGTAATTTTCCTGCGCCTCGTCGAGCGCCGCCTGGCGCAGGCGCACCTGGGCGCGCCGGCCGCCGTTGTCGAACACGGGCAGGCTCACGCTGGCGAGCAGCGAGCGCACCACCGCCTCGCCCTCGGACAGGCCCGCGACGGTGAGCGCGCTGAGACCGAGCGAGCCGCCGAGCGAAAACGCGGGCAGGCGATCGGCCGTCGCCTGATCCACGCGCGCGGCGGCCGCGACGACCTGCGCCTCGGCGGCGCGGACATCGGGGCGCTGGCGCAGGGTCTCGGCCGGGATGACGAGCGCCAGATCCTCCGGCGCCACGGGCAGCGGCGCCGCCGCGGACAGCGCGGCAGGCGCCGTGCCGGGCGCCTGCCCGGCGAGCACCGCGAGGCTGTTCAGGGTCTGCGCGATACTCGTCTCCAGCACCGGCAGTTGCGCCCGCGTCTGTTCGACGGCGGCGCGCGCCTGCTCCACCTCCAGCGAAGTCACCAGCCCGGCCTGCGCGCGCCACCGCGTCAGCTCCAGGGTCTGCTCCTGGCTGGCGAGGTTCGCGCGCGCGATGGCGAGGCGCGCCTGCAACCCGCGCAACTGCAGGTAGGCCACCGCTACTTCGGCGGCCACCGACACGCGCGTATCGGCCAGGCTGCCGGCGCTGGCCTCGACGTCGGCATCAGCCGCGACCACGCCGGAACGCGTGGCGCCGAAGATGTCGGGCTCCCAGCTGGCGTCGAACCCGGCGCGATACTGGCTCACCGCGCTGTCGCCGCCCGTCTTGCTGCGCTGGGCCGAGGCGGACGCGGTGACGGACGGACCCAGCCCCGCCGCGGTCACGTCGCGCTGGGCGCGGGCCTGGCGCAGGCGCGCCTGCGCGGCGCGCACGTCGGTGCCCGCGGCCAGCGACCGCGTGACGAGGTCAGTCAGGACGGGATCGTCGAAGCGCTCCCACCAGTGCGCGAGCGCGACGGAGGCGGCATCGGCGGCCGGCGTCGCGTCGCTCCAGGCGGCGGGCACGGCGACGCCGGGGTCCGGCGTCTGGCGCGCGGACGGTGCGGCGGCGCATCCGGCCAGCGCGAGGATCAGCGCCGCGGACGCTGCCATCCACGGGACGGGGCGCCTGAGGGCGCGCGGGAAATCGAAGGGATGCCTCATAAGGATCTGCGCGAAAAACCGTCCAGCCTTGTTCAAAAATAAACCCGTAGCGGCGGCAGCGCGATCCGCGGACTCCCGACGCGGCGGGGCCGCGCGGGAGCCCGTGCGCGTCAGGCGAGCGGGCGCTTCTTGCGCGCCGCGATGCGCATGCGCAGGGCGTTCAGCTTGATGAAGCCGCCCGCGTCCTTCTGGTCGTAGGCGCCGGCATCGTCCTCGAAGGTGGCGATGGTCGCGTCAAACAGGGAATCGGTCTTCGAATCGCGCCCGCTGACGATGACATTGCCCTTGTAGAGCTTGACGCGCACCCAGCCGTTGACGTGCTGCTGCGTGTGGTCGATCAGCGTCTGCAGCGTGACCCGCTCGGGGCTCCACCAGTAGCCGTTGTAGATCAGGCTGGCGTAACGCGGCATCAGGTCGTCCTTCAGGTGCGCGACCTCGCGGTCGAGCGTGATCGATTCGATGGCGCGGTGCGCCTTGAGCAGGATGGCGCCGCCCGGGGTCTCGTAGCAGCCGCGCGATTTCATGCCGACATAGCGGTTTTCCACCAGGTCGAGGCGGCCGATGCCGTGCTTGCCGCCGAGCCGGTTGAGCTCGGCCAGCAGGGCATGCGCGGGCATGCGCTTGCCGTTGATGGCGACGAGGTCGCCGCGCGCGAATTCCAGTTCGACGTACTCGGCCGCGTCGGGCGCCGCCTCCGGCGACACGGTCCAGCGCCACATCGATTCCTCGGCCTCGGCGGAGGGATTTTCGAGGTGGCGGCCCTCGTAGCTGATGTGCAGCAGGTTGGCGTCCATCGAATAGGGCGAACCGCCCTGCTTGTGCTTCATGTCGATCGGGATGCCGTTGCGCTCGGCA contains these protein-coding regions:
- a CDS encoding efflux transporter outer membrane subunit, whose product is MAASAALILALAGCAAAPSARQTPDPGVAVPAAWSDATPAADAASVALAHWWERFDDPVLTDLVTRSLAAGTDVRAAQARLRQARAQRDVTAAGLGPSVTASASAQRSKTGGDSAVSQYRAGFDASWEPDIFGATRSGVVAADADVEASAGSLADTRVSVAAEVAVAYLQLRGLQARLAIARANLASQEQTLELTRWRAQAGLVTSLEVEQARAAVEQTRAQLPVLETSIAQTLNSLAVLAGQAPGTAPAALSAAAPLPVAPEDLALVIPAETLRQRPDVRAAEAQVVAAAARVDQATADRLPAFSLGGSLGLSALTVAGLSEGEAVVRSLLASVSLPVFDNGGRRAQVRLRQAALDEAQENYRAVVLAALQDVEDSLVALRKAREQLAAQRRAAEAARNAALLADNRYASGLIDFQTVLETQRTLLSAQDGVAGTEAELGADYVRLYKALGGGWTPAAADEDSERMPPAAAQGST
- a CDS encoding argininosuccinate synthase translates to MADIKKVVLAYSGGLDTSVILRWLQDTYGCEVVTFTADIGQGEELEPARAKALKLGIKNQNIFIDDLREEFVRDFVFPMFRANTVYEGEYLLGTSIARPLIAKRLVEIADITGADAISHGATGKGNDQVRFELGAYALKPGVKIIAPWREWDLLSREKLLGYAERNGIPIDMKHKQGGSPYSMDANLLHISYEGRHLENPSAEAEESMWRWTVSPEAAPDAAEYVELEFARGDLVAINGKRMPAHALLAELNRLGGKHGIGRLDLVENRYVGMKSRGCYETPGGAILLKAHRAIESITLDREVAHLKDDLMPRYASLIYNGYWWSPERVTLQTLIDHTQQHVNGWVRVKLYKGNVIVSGRDSKTDSLFDATIATFEDDAGAYDQKDAGGFIKLNALRMRIAARKKRPLA